From a single Streptomyces sp. NBC_01264 genomic region:
- a CDS encoding LCP family protein, protein MSAHRRKPKEPRTQAPAPHGRGRSRRARLTRTLLAAGCALVVLAGATAWYLYDDLASSIGSSKALDGAEKSKHGDVNILLMGLDSRRDQNGEDLPPAILEKLHAGASSEVGGYNTNTLILLHVPGDGSKAKAFSVPRDDFVDLHGVPGFTGKAKIKEAYGRAKAKVEEQLSAQGVKDRRQLEREGREAGRKAEIETVRTFLGVPIDHFAELNLAGFYHLADALGGVPVCLNHAVKDKNSGADFSAGRHTLNGQESLAFVRQRMGLTMGDLDRTKRQQAFLAGATYKLNQAGTFTDPVKLMKLIDSAKQDVVTDRGWDLLSFVEQAKNLSGGAVEFVTLPIERFDRNHGAEINVVDDMKIKRFIAERIGPGATASPSAPGTAPSSSPGTAPAPQGSAGTTGPAKSPTPVPSRSSSGTPAIDGGGVPCVD, encoded by the coding sequence ATGAGTGCCCACCGCAGGAAGCCCAAGGAACCCCGGACCCAGGCCCCCGCACCCCACGGCCGCGGGCGCTCCCGCCGCGCCCGCCTCACCCGCACCCTGCTGGCGGCCGGCTGCGCCCTGGTGGTGCTCGCGGGGGCGACCGCCTGGTACCTGTACGACGACCTCGCCTCCAGCATCGGCAGCTCCAAGGCCCTGGACGGCGCCGAGAAGTCGAAGCACGGCGATGTGAACATCCTGCTGATGGGCCTGGACAGCCGCCGGGACCAGAACGGCGAGGACCTCCCGCCGGCGATCCTCGAGAAACTGCACGCCGGCGCGAGCTCCGAGGTCGGCGGCTACAACACCAACACCCTGATCCTGCTGCACGTCCCGGGTGACGGGAGCAAGGCGAAGGCCTTCTCGGTGCCGCGCGACGACTTCGTCGACCTGCACGGGGTGCCCGGGTTCACCGGCAAGGCCAAGATCAAGGAGGCGTACGGGCGGGCGAAGGCGAAGGTCGAGGAGCAGCTGTCCGCCCAGGGGGTCAAGGACCGGCGGCAGCTGGAGCGCGAGGGGCGCGAGGCGGGCCGCAAGGCGGAGATCGAGACGGTGCGCACCTTCCTGGGCGTGCCGATCGACCACTTCGCCGAGCTGAACCTGGCCGGTTTCTATCACCTGGCCGACGCGCTGGGCGGCGTACCGGTGTGTCTGAACCACGCGGTGAAGGACAAGAACTCCGGAGCCGACTTCTCGGCGGGGCGGCACACGCTCAACGGTCAGGAGTCGCTGGCCTTCGTCCGCCAGCGGATGGGTCTGACCATGGGCGACCTGGACCGGACGAAGCGGCAGCAGGCGTTCCTGGCGGGGGCCACCTACAAGCTGAACCAGGCCGGGACCTTCACCGATCCGGTGAAGCTGATGAAGCTGATCGACTCGGCGAAGCAGGACGTGGTGACCGACCGGGGATGGGACCTGCTGTCGTTCGTGGAGCAGGCGAAGAACCTGTCCGGGGGCGCCGTGGAGTTTGTGACCCTTCCCATCGAACGCTTCGACCGGAACCATGGAGCCGAGATAAACGTCGTAGACGATATGAAGATAAAGCGGTTCATAGCCGAGCGGATCGGGCCCGGGGCCACTGCGAGCCCGAGCGCGCCTGGCACCGCTCCCTCCTCCTCACCGGGCACCGCGCCCGCCCCGCAGGGCTCCGCGGGCACCACGGGCCCCGCCAAGAGCCCCACGCCGGTACCGTCCCGAAGCAGCAGCGGAACCCCCGCCATCGATGGCGGCGGCGTCCCGTGCGTGGACTGA
- a CDS encoding THUMP-like domain-containing protein: protein MTPEDFAALLAPEGHALLDSLRDYDPAQELAVATRLRREHPAALVSAALGQARLRQRAVAKFGAEDAHRMYFTPGGGEMATRASVASYRAERLAALGVRSLADLCCGIGGDALALARLGIRVLAVDHDPLTVAVARANAGALGLADLIEVREANVTEVDTAGYDAVFIDPARRGGRGRIFDPESYSPPLSWAIATARAAKVAAIKIAPGIPHEAVPAEAQAEWISDQGDVKEAVLWFGTAPGEIRATLLPGPRALATADPLPDPEAGPVGRYLYEPDGAVIRAHLVAEVAERLGGRLIDPTIAYITADELRETPYATSYEITDVLPFGLKKLKALLRERGVGILTVKKRGSAIEPEELRRKVKPQGPNSATVFLTRVAGAPSMLIGSPTTRP, encoded by the coding sequence GTGACCCCCGAAGACTTCGCCGCGCTCCTCGCCCCCGAGGGCCACGCCCTCCTCGACTCGCTCCGCGACTACGACCCCGCCCAGGAGCTCGCCGTCGCCACCCGGCTGCGCCGCGAACACCCCGCCGCACTGGTCTCCGCGGCCCTCGGACAGGCCCGGCTGCGCCAGCGCGCGGTGGCGAAGTTCGGGGCCGAGGACGCCCACCGGATGTACTTCACCCCCGGCGGCGGGGAGATGGCCACCCGCGCCTCGGTGGCCTCGTACCGCGCCGAGCGGCTCGCCGCCCTGGGCGTACGGAGCCTCGCGGACCTCTGCTGCGGGATCGGCGGCGACGCGCTGGCCCTGGCCCGGCTCGGCATCCGTGTCCTGGCGGTGGACCACGACCCGCTGACCGTCGCCGTGGCGCGCGCCAATGCCGGGGCGCTCGGCCTGGCGGACCTGATCGAGGTCCGGGAGGCGAACGTGACGGAGGTCGACACCGCGGGCTACGACGCGGTCTTCATCGACCCGGCCCGCCGGGGCGGGCGCGGCAGGATCTTCGACCCGGAGTCCTACTCCCCTCCCCTGTCCTGGGCGATCGCCACCGCCCGGGCCGCGAAGGTCGCCGCCATCAAGATCGCCCCCGGGATCCCGCACGAGGCGGTGCCCGCCGAGGCCCAGGCCGAGTGGATCTCCGACCAGGGCGACGTGAAGGAGGCCGTCCTGTGGTTCGGGACGGCCCCCGGCGAGATCCGCGCCACCCTGCTGCCCGGCCCGCGCGCGCTGGCCACCGCCGATCCGCTGCCCGACCCCGAGGCCGGCCCCGTCGGGCGCTACCTCTACGAGCCCGACGGCGCCGTGATCCGCGCCCACCTCGTCGCCGAGGTCGCCGAGCGGCTGGGCGGCCGGCTGATCGACCCCACCATCGCGTACATCACCGCCGACGAGCTGCGCGAGACCCCGTACGCGACCTCGTACGAGATCACGGACGTGCTGCCGTTCGGGCTGAAGAAGCTCAAGGCGCTGCTGCGCGAGCGCGGGGTCGGCATCCTCACGGTGAAGAAGCGCGGCTCCGCGATCGAGCCCGAGGAACTCCGCAGGAAGGTGAAGCCGCAGGGCCCGAACTCCGCCACGGTCTTCCTGACCCGCGTCGCCGGCGCCCCCTCGATGCTGATCGGCTCACCGACAACGCGTCCCTGA
- a CDS encoding polysaccharide deacetylase family protein, producing MQLVRQKEHKTLHGHRIAAVSRGRLGMAATAALLLAALGTGCGAGGSETPDKAAKAKAAAGAEKAGAAGALGTYAERLKALQQARIVAAKKWGLKKPPLVAPQAPKEKPEITTRDGFEVEGQDELPPVFTTVPTEEKVVFLTIDDGAEKDPEFLKMMQELKLPYTAFLSDYLVRDNYPYFKEMQAAGVTLNNHTLNHRYMPALSYEKQRQEICGQQDTIEKTFGKRPTLFRPPYGNYNEDTLRAAKSCGIKAVPLWNEEAFPNRMDWREWDKDLHPGDIILTHFRGKEDWKGSMTDMIRHVMKTVTDKGYAVARLEDYL from the coding sequence ATGCAGCTAGTCCGACAAAAGGAACATAAGACGCTACACGGTCACCGGATCGCGGCAGTCTCGCGCGGCCGGTTGGGTATGGCCGCGACGGCCGCACTGCTCCTCGCCGCACTCGGCACGGGTTGCGGGGCCGGCGGATCCGAAACGCCGGACAAGGCCGCGAAGGCCAAAGCCGCCGCGGGCGCCGAGAAGGCCGGAGCGGCGGGCGCGCTCGGCACCTACGCCGAGAGGCTGAAGGCCCTCCAGCAGGCGCGGATCGTCGCCGCGAAGAAGTGGGGGCTGAAGAAGCCGCCGCTCGTCGCTCCGCAGGCGCCCAAGGAGAAGCCGGAGATCACCACCCGCGACGGCTTCGAGGTCGAGGGCCAGGACGAGCTGCCCCCGGTCTTCACCACCGTCCCCACGGAGGAGAAGGTCGTCTTCCTGACGATCGACGACGGGGCCGAGAAGGACCCCGAGTTCCTGAAGATGATGCAGGAGCTGAAGCTCCCGTACACCGCCTTCCTGAGCGACTACCTGGTCCGGGACAACTACCCGTACTTCAAGGAGATGCAGGCGGCGGGCGTCACGCTGAACAATCACACGCTCAACCACCGCTACATGCCGGCGCTCTCGTACGAGAAGCAGCGCCAGGAGATCTGCGGTCAGCAGGACACAATCGAAAAGACGTTCGGCAAGCGCCCCACGCTCTTCCGCCCGCCGTACGGGAACTACAACGAGGACACGCTGCGCGCGGCCAAGTCCTGCGGGATCAAGGCCGTTCCGCTGTGGAACGAGGAGGCCTTCCCCAACCGGATGGACTGGCGGGAGTGGGACAAGGACCTGCACCCTGGTGACATCATCCTGACCCACTTCCGGGGCAAGGAAGACTGGAAGGGCAGCATGACTGACATGATCCGTCACGTCATGAAGACCGTCACGGACAAGGGGTACGCCGTGGCTCGCCTGGAGGATTACTTGTGA
- a CDS encoding polysaccharide deacetylase family protein — MKYARRFVAGTLAAGALALSLTGCGDSVDPTERMGRKTTEARATPSPSGAASPSATGEGPAAPADEAYKKWGLAGPLRYAPKPAVKPQIPPVKAGRVQVIDRIPVPADDKVVFLTFDDGAEKNPEFLKMAADLKLPISMFLTDNIASSDYGHFEKLRDNGSGSTINNHTLTHPNLRTLSFEAQKKEICGQQERLEKRFGTKPTRFRPPYGNYNDDTLRAAHECGISQLLLWRVSMQINNFQYAEGSALKPGDIVLAHFRGPSELKGATEIQMATRMLQRIQEQGYRIGRLEDYL; from the coding sequence GTGAAGTACGCGCGCCGGTTCGTAGCCGGGACGCTGGCGGCCGGCGCGCTCGCGCTGTCCCTGACGGGGTGCGGGGACAGCGTGGACCCCACCGAGAGGATGGGGCGCAAGACCACGGAGGCGAGGGCGACCCCGTCGCCCTCGGGGGCGGCCTCCCCCTCCGCCACGGGCGAGGGACCGGCGGCCCCGGCGGACGAGGCGTACAAGAAGTGGGGCCTCGCCGGCCCCCTCCGGTACGCGCCCAAGCCCGCCGTCAAACCCCAGATCCCGCCGGTCAAGGCGGGGCGGGTCCAGGTCATCGACCGAATACCCGTCCCGGCGGACGACAAGGTCGTCTTCCTGACGTTCGACGACGGCGCGGAGAAGAACCCCGAGTTCCTGAAGATGGCCGCCGATCTGAAGCTGCCGATCAGCATGTTCCTGACGGACAACATCGCCTCGTCGGACTACGGCCACTTCGAGAAGCTCCGCGACAACGGCTCCGGCAGCACGATAAACAACCACACCCTGACGCACCCGAATCTGCGCACCCTGTCCTTCGAGGCGCAGAAGAAGGAGATATGCGGGCAGCAGGAACGCCTGGAGAAGCGTTTCGGCACGAAGCCGACCCGCTTCCGCCCGCCGTACGGGAACTACAACGACGACACCCTCCGGGCCGCGCACGAGTGCGGGATATCGCAGCTCCTGCTGTGGCGCGTGTCGATGCAGATCAACAACTTCCAGTACGCCGAGGGCTCCGCCCTCAAACCGGGTGACATCGTCCTGGCCCACTTCCGCGGCCCGTCGGAGCTCAAGGGCGCGACGGAGATCCAGATGGCGACCCGGATGCTCCAGCGGATACAGGAGCAGGGGTACCGGATAGGGCGGCTGGAGGACTACCTCTAG
- a CDS encoding FtsW/RodA/SpoVE family cell cycle protein encodes MRGLKPLTTAGVRRRTEALLLVLVVAVTISGHIAAGLAMNDELPAGLTGFVISMTLLALVGHLAIRRFAAYADPLIFPLALLLTGLGLVLLHRLDQGYLERYNSPPNAPGQLMWTVIGVAACITVLGLLRDHRLLQRFIYITMAVALVALIAPAFFGADTYGAKRWIKFAGLSVQPGEFVKIMIAVFFAGYLVIHRDALALSGRKFLGMRLPPMRQLGPLITVWIISLMVLVFERDLGTSLLFFGVFVVMLYVATERTSWIVCGLVLASAGAFVVGTTEPHVKARVAAWLNPLSYYWKDRPPGVVSDQSAQALFSFGTGGITGTGLGMGHPELIGFAGRSDFILTTVGEELGLAGVMAVLILYALLVQRGLRMALGARDPFGKLLAVGLSSALALQVFIVAGGVSGLIPLTGKALPFLAAGGSSLLANWIMIALLLRISDSTERQREADARGPAETTITPVMAAAGPEA; translated from the coding sequence GTGCGTGGACTGAAGCCCCTGACCACGGCGGGGGTGCGCCGCCGCACGGAAGCACTGCTCCTGGTCCTCGTCGTCGCGGTGACCATTTCCGGCCACATCGCCGCCGGTCTCGCGATGAACGACGAGCTGCCGGCGGGCCTCACCGGCTTCGTGATCAGCATGACGCTGCTCGCACTGGTGGGGCACCTGGCCATCCGCCGGTTCGCGGCGTACGCGGATCCGCTGATCTTCCCGCTGGCCCTGCTGCTGACCGGGCTGGGGCTGGTGCTGCTGCACCGCCTCGACCAGGGGTACCTGGAGCGGTACAATTCCCCGCCGAACGCTCCCGGCCAGCTGATGTGGACGGTGATCGGCGTCGCGGCCTGCATCACGGTGCTCGGACTGCTGCGCGACCACCGGCTGCTCCAGCGGTTCATCTACATCACGATGGCCGTGGCCCTGGTGGCGCTGATCGCGCCCGCCTTCTTCGGCGCGGACACCTACGGGGCGAAGCGCTGGATCAAATTCGCCGGGCTCTCGGTCCAGCCCGGCGAGTTCGTGAAGATCATGATCGCGGTGTTCTTCGCGGGCTACCTGGTGATCCACCGCGACGCACTGGCCCTGTCGGGCCGCAAGTTCCTGGGCATGCGGCTGCCGCCGATGCGCCAGCTCGGCCCGCTCATCACGGTGTGGATCATCTCGCTGATGGTGCTGGTCTTCGAGCGCGACCTCGGCACCTCGCTGCTCTTCTTCGGCGTCTTCGTGGTCATGCTCTACGTGGCCACTGAACGCACGAGCTGGATCGTCTGCGGCCTGGTCCTCGCTTCGGCGGGAGCCTTCGTCGTGGGCACGACGGAACCGCACGTCAAGGCCCGTGTGGCCGCCTGGCTGAACCCGCTGTCGTACTACTGGAAGGACCGGCCGCCGGGCGTCGTCTCGGACCAGTCGGCGCAGGCGCTGTTCAGCTTCGGCACGGGCGGCATCACCGGCACGGGCCTCGGCATGGGCCATCCCGAACTGATCGGGTTCGCCGGCCGCAGCGACTTCATCCTGACGACGGTGGGCGAGGAGCTCGGCCTGGCCGGGGTCATGGCCGTCCTGATCCTCTACGCGCTCCTCGTGCAGCGCGGGCTGCGCATGGCGCTGGGCGCCCGCGACCCCTTCGGCAAGCTGCTGGCGGTGGGCCTGTCGTCCGCCCTGGCCCTGCAAGTCTTCATCGTGGCGGGCGGCGTCTCGGGGCTGATCCCGCTGACGGGCAAGGCCCTGCCCTTCCTGGCGGCGGGCGGCTCGTCCCTCCTGGCCAACTGGATCATGATCGCCCTGCTACTGCGCATCTCCGACAGCACGGAGCGACAACGCGAGGCGGACGCCAGGGGCCCGGCGGAGACGACGATCACGCCGGTGATGGCGGCGGCGGGCCCCGAGGCGTAG